A genomic region of Candidatus Pseudomonas phytovorans contains the following coding sequences:
- a CDS encoding 2-hydroxyacid dehydrogenase, with protein sequence MRKTVLVLVETVNDYLPMLEQAGYHLIRAPSPQLRVDAIQRHAGEIDAVLTRGPLGLTAAEIDALPNLQIICVIGAGYEQVDLGAAAARGITVTNGAGANASAVADHTLALLLALLRDIPRADASTRRGEWNRVISPSVSGKRLGILGLGSVGQAIAKRANLGFDMPVSYHSRTPRADVPYTWYDSPLRLAAAVDILVVATPGGAHTQHLVDAEVLKALGSDGYLVNIARASVVDTDALVAALQQGQLAGAALDVFDDEPEVPDALKALANTVLTPHVAGQSPEAARDTVALVLQNLQAFFAGEPVLTPVHQ encoded by the coding sequence ATGCGCAAGACAGTCCTGGTACTGGTGGAAACCGTCAACGATTACCTGCCCATGCTGGAGCAGGCCGGTTACCACCTGATCCGCGCCCCCTCACCGCAATTGCGCGTCGACGCCATCCAGCGCCACGCCGGTGAAATCGACGCCGTGCTCACGCGCGGCCCGCTGGGCCTGACTGCCGCCGAAATCGATGCGTTGCCCAACCTGCAGATCATCTGCGTGATCGGCGCCGGCTACGAACAAGTCGACCTGGGTGCCGCCGCAGCTCGCGGCATCACCGTTACCAACGGCGCGGGTGCCAATGCCAGCGCGGTCGCCGACCATACCCTGGCCCTGTTGCTGGCGCTGCTGCGCGACATTCCCCGTGCTGATGCCAGCACCCGTCGCGGCGAGTGGAACCGGGTGATCAGCCCCTCGGTGAGTGGCAAGCGCCTGGGCATTCTTGGCCTGGGGTCGGTGGGGCAGGCCATTGCCAAGCGTGCCAACCTGGGCTTCGACATGCCCGTCAGCTATCACAGCCGCACGCCGCGCGCAGATGTGCCTTACACCTGGTACGACAGCCCGCTGCGCCTGGCCGCTGCCGTCGACATTCTGGTTGTGGCCACTCCCGGAGGCGCCCACACCCAGCACCTGGTCGATGCTGAGGTATTGAAGGCGCTGGGGAGCGACGGCTATCTGGTGAATATCGCCCGAGCCAGCGTGGTCGACACCGACGCCCTGGTGGCAGCCCTGCAACAAGGCCAACTGGCCGGCGCCGCGCTGGACGTGTTCGACGACGAGCCAGAGGTGCCTGATGCGCTCAAGGCCTTGGCTAACACTGTGCTCACGCCCCATGTGGCTGGCCAGTCGCCGGAGGCCGCGCGCGATACCGTGGCCTTGGTGCTGCAAAACCTGCAGGCGTTCTTTGCCGGTGAACCCGTATTGACCCCGGTGCACCAGTAA
- a CDS encoding PhzF family phenazine biosynthesis protein has product MQLELFQVDAFSAEPFGGNPAAVIALQSWLPDDVLQRIAEENNLSETAYFVRNGETFDLRWFTPTVEVDLCGHATLASAYVLFEQLGEQAQVLRFNTRSGELRVSRGTDGLLAMDFPAKQPATVETPAGLLQALGLSRAQAVYRSDDYVVVIDDATLLDTLKPDFAALSAFEVRGIAVTAAGRGFDFVTRWFGPRVGVNEDPVTGSAHTSLAPVWAERLGKSVLSCEQGGARKGQLQCEVPGNGRVIISGRAALYLRGTVYI; this is encoded by the coding sequence ATGCAACTTGAACTCTTCCAGGTCGATGCTTTTTCCGCTGAACCGTTCGGTGGTAACCCGGCTGCTGTGATCGCGCTGCAAAGCTGGCTGCCGGACGATGTCCTGCAGCGCATCGCCGAAGAAAACAACCTGTCGGAAACCGCCTATTTCGTGCGCAACGGCGAAACCTTCGACCTGCGCTGGTTCACCCCGACGGTGGAAGTCGACCTGTGCGGCCACGCTACGCTGGCGTCGGCCTATGTGCTGTTTGAGCAGCTGGGTGAGCAGGCGCAGGTGCTGCGCTTCAACACCCGCAGTGGCGAATTGCGCGTCAGCCGTGGCACTGACGGGCTGCTGGCCATGGATTTCCCGGCCAAACAACCGGCCACCGTGGAAACCCCGGCAGGCCTGCTGCAAGCGCTGGGCCTGAGCCGGGCACAGGCGGTGTACCGTAGCGACGACTATGTGGTGGTGATCGATGATGCAACGCTGCTCGACACCCTGAAGCCAGACTTTGCTGCGCTGTCGGCTTTCGAAGTGCGCGGCATTGCCGTGACGGCGGCAGGGCGTGGCTTTGATTTTGTTACCCGTTGGTTCGGTCCTCGGGTTGGCGTGAATGAAGACCCGGTCACCGGGTCGGCACACACCTCGCTGGCGCCGGTGTGGGCTGAGCGGTTGGGTAAAAGCGTGCTGAGCTGCGAGCAAGGTGGTGCACGTAAAGGGCAACTGCAATGTGAGGTGCCGGGTAACGGCCGGGTGATCATCAGTGGCCGGGCGGCGTTGTACCTGCGCGGCACTGTATACATCTGA
- a CDS encoding GFA family protein, with product MALEKQGTCLCGATTLTVTVDNTHISACHCSMCRKWTGGPLLVVHCSQPPVIEGRAPSVYDSSDWAQRGFCGQCGTHLYYRLKANDFHAVPVGLLDGDQEWEFDLQIFVEQKPAWYCFANQTKELTGQEVFEQNS from the coding sequence ATGGCCCTGGAAAAACAAGGCACCTGTCTGTGCGGCGCCACCACGCTCACGGTCACCGTCGACAACACCCACATCAGCGCCTGCCATTGCAGCATGTGCCGCAAGTGGACCGGCGGCCCGTTGCTGGTGGTGCATTGCAGCCAGCCACCAGTGATCGAAGGACGTGCCCCTAGTGTCTACGATTCGTCCGACTGGGCCCAGCGAGGGTTTTGCGGCCAGTGCGGCACGCACTTGTATTACCGGCTGAAGGCCAACGACTTCCATGCCGTGCCGGTAGGCCTGCTGGACGGTGACCAGGAATGGGAGTTCGACCTGCAGATTTTCGTCGAGCAGAAACCGGCCTGGTACTGTTTTGCCAACCAGACCAAAGAGCTGACCGGCCAAGAGGTCTTCGAGCAGAACAGTTGA
- a CDS encoding FKBP-type peptidyl-prolyl cis-trans isomerase translates to MSQELQIIDLVEGEGKAAVKGALITTQYTGWLADGSEFDSSWSRGKPFQCVIGTGRVIKGWDQGLMGMRVGGKRKLLVPASLGYGERSVGAIPPNSDLTFEIELLEVLTRDD, encoded by the coding sequence GTGAGCCAAGAACTGCAGATCATCGACCTGGTCGAGGGTGAAGGAAAAGCCGCCGTCAAAGGCGCCCTGATCACCACCCAGTACACCGGCTGGCTCGCCGACGGCAGCGAGTTCGACTCGTCCTGGTCACGCGGCAAGCCGTTCCAGTGCGTGATCGGCACCGGTCGGGTGATCAAGGGGTGGGACCAGGGCCTGATGGGTATGCGTGTTGGCGGCAAGCGCAAGCTGCTGGTACCCGCATCGCTGGGCTATGGCGAGCGCAGTGTAGGGGCGATACCGCCGAACTCGGATTTGACCTTTGAGATCGAACTGCTGGAAGTGCTGACGCGGGATGATTGA